A stretch of Gallus gallus isolate bGalGal1 chromosome 2, bGalGal1.mat.broiler.GRCg7b, whole genome shotgun sequence DNA encodes these proteins:
- the TMEM108 gene encoding transmembrane protein 108 isoform X1 — protein MKRSLQVLYCQLFSVLLILALTEELVFSVQVLSPAVSSSQGLLMDTTTVTAMGTTPRHKDRHMAEPVPTSAGAVPHPVSLAGSNASTAQTQASSPRVGKKETYHLYNQSALYSEQTRPKGKIFQIFKGNFTESSEPYLKTTLHSPFPTLRSPFTDHPFQSQTATSSDPNGTGLARTTPSDPSPHPDTLGSLREAEQGNGAEQVVQKADFATTTAGPSTDPEAVSVPFKPTHYGVWDMLSKNNSWVTLNLSTNVPLFAGPGTAPAAASHSVQPSFDVNISSPAVGDLEGTAPTQQGLVTNTTSLGSAVSTMPATGLSSSMSTAGSTATGNFLNRLVPAGTWKPGVQGNISHVTEGDKPQHRATICLSKMDIAWIILAISVPISSCSVLLTVCCMRRKKKTSNPENNLSYWNNAITMDYFNRHAVELPREIQSLETSEDHLSEPRSPANGDYRDSGMVLVNPFCQETLFVGHEQVSEI, from the exons GTGTTCTACTGATCTTGGCACTGACGGAAGAGCTGGTGTTTTCTGTTCAGGTACTGTCTCCTGCTGTATCCTCCTCTCAGGGCCTCCTGATGGACACTACCACTGTCACAGCCATGGGAACGACGCCTCGCCACAAGGACCGCCACATGGCAGAGCCCGTCCCCACCTCCGCTGGCGCCGTCCCCCATCCTGTCAGCCTGGCGGGGAGCAATGCTTCCACTGCTCAAACGCAGGCGAGCAGCCCTCGCGTTGGCAAAAAGGAAACGTATCATTTGTACAACCAGAGTGCTTTGTACTCAGAACAGACTCGCCCCAAAGGGAAAATATTCCAGATTTTCAAAGGCAACTTCACAGAGTCTTCAGAGCCTTACCTAAAGACAACCCTGCACTCTCCCTTCCCTACCCTGAGGAGCCCTTTCACAGACCATCCCTTTCAGTCCCAGACTGCAACCTCCAGTGACCCCAATGGCACGGGGTTGGCCAGAACTACACCCTCAGACCCTTCTCCCCACCCCGACACCTTGGGAAGCCTTAGGGAAGCAGAGCAAGGGAACGGGGCCGAGCAAGTTgtgcagaaagcagattttGCCACCACAACTGCTGGACCGTCAACTGATCCCGAAGCAGTGTCGGTGCCTTTTAAACCCACCCACTACGGTGTATGGGATATGCTGAGCAAAAACAACTCTTGGGTAACCTTGAATCTCAGTACAAATGTCCCCTTGTTTGCTGGCCCTGGAactgcaccagcagcagccagtcACTCAGTCCAGCCCAGCTTTGATGTCAACATCTCCTCCCCAGCAGTAGGGGACCTTGAGGGCACTGCTCCAACACAGCAGGGCCTGGTGACGAACACGACATCACTGGGCAGCGCTGTCTCCACCATGCCTGCCACGGGGTTGTCCAGCTCCATGTCCACTGCTGGTTCCACGGCTACTGGAAACTTCCTCAACAGGCTGGTTCCTGCCGGGACCTGGAAACCTGGGGTGCAAGGAAATATTTCCCATGTCACTGAGGGAGacaagccccagcacagagctacCATCTGTCTCAGCAAGATGGACATTGCCTGGATCATTCTGGCCATCAGCGTACCAATATCCTCATGTT CGGTTCTGCTGACAGTCTGCTgcatgaggaggaagaaaaagacatcCAACCCAGAAAACAATCTGAGCTATTGGAATAATGCTATTACCATGGACTACTTCAACAGGCATGCTGTGGAGTTACCGAGAGAAATCCAGTCCCTGGAAACATCAGAG GACCACCTCTCCGAGCCACGCTCCCCTGCCAACGGCGACTACCGCGACAGTGGGATGGTCCTCGTCAACCCCTTCTGTCAGGAAACGCTGTTTGTGGGCCACGAGCAAGTCTCTGAGATATGA
- the TMEM108 gene encoding transmembrane protein 108 isoform X2, translated as MIFSGVLLILALTEELVFSVQVLSPAVSSSQGLLMDTTTVTAMGTTPRHKDRHMAEPVPTSAGAVPHPVSLAGSNASTAQTQASSPRVGKKETYHLYNQSALYSEQTRPKGKIFQIFKGNFTESSEPYLKTTLHSPFPTLRSPFTDHPFQSQTATSSDPNGTGLARTTPSDPSPHPDTLGSLREAEQGNGAEQVVQKADFATTTAGPSTDPEAVSVPFKPTHYGVWDMLSKNNSWVTLNLSTNVPLFAGPGTAPAAASHSVQPSFDVNISSPAVGDLEGTAPTQQGLVTNTTSLGSAVSTMPATGLSSSMSTAGSTATGNFLNRLVPAGTWKPGVQGNISHVTEGDKPQHRATICLSKMDIAWIILAISVPISSCSVLLTVCCMRRKKKTSNPENNLSYWNNAITMDYFNRHAVELPREIQSLETSEDHLSEPRSPANGDYRDSGMVLVNPFCQETLFVGHEQVSEI; from the exons GTGTTCTACTGATCTTGGCACTGACGGAAGAGCTGGTGTTTTCTGTTCAGGTACTGTCTCCTGCTGTATCCTCCTCTCAGGGCCTCCTGATGGACACTACCACTGTCACAGCCATGGGAACGACGCCTCGCCACAAGGACCGCCACATGGCAGAGCCCGTCCCCACCTCCGCTGGCGCCGTCCCCCATCCTGTCAGCCTGGCGGGGAGCAATGCTTCCACTGCTCAAACGCAGGCGAGCAGCCCTCGCGTTGGCAAAAAGGAAACGTATCATTTGTACAACCAGAGTGCTTTGTACTCAGAACAGACTCGCCCCAAAGGGAAAATATTCCAGATTTTCAAAGGCAACTTCACAGAGTCTTCAGAGCCTTACCTAAAGACAACCCTGCACTCTCCCTTCCCTACCCTGAGGAGCCCTTTCACAGACCATCCCTTTCAGTCCCAGACTGCAACCTCCAGTGACCCCAATGGCACGGGGTTGGCCAGAACTACACCCTCAGACCCTTCTCCCCACCCCGACACCTTGGGAAGCCTTAGGGAAGCAGAGCAAGGGAACGGGGCCGAGCAAGTTgtgcagaaagcagattttGCCACCACAACTGCTGGACCGTCAACTGATCCCGAAGCAGTGTCGGTGCCTTTTAAACCCACCCACTACGGTGTATGGGATATGCTGAGCAAAAACAACTCTTGGGTAACCTTGAATCTCAGTACAAATGTCCCCTTGTTTGCTGGCCCTGGAactgcaccagcagcagccagtcACTCAGTCCAGCCCAGCTTTGATGTCAACATCTCCTCCCCAGCAGTAGGGGACCTTGAGGGCACTGCTCCAACACAGCAGGGCCTGGTGACGAACACGACATCACTGGGCAGCGCTGTCTCCACCATGCCTGCCACGGGGTTGTCCAGCTCCATGTCCACTGCTGGTTCCACGGCTACTGGAAACTTCCTCAACAGGCTGGTTCCTGCCGGGACCTGGAAACCTGGGGTGCAAGGAAATATTTCCCATGTCACTGAGGGAGacaagccccagcacagagctacCATCTGTCTCAGCAAGATGGACATTGCCTGGATCATTCTGGCCATCAGCGTACCAATATCCTCATGTT CGGTTCTGCTGACAGTCTGCTgcatgaggaggaagaaaaagacatcCAACCCAGAAAACAATCTGAGCTATTGGAATAATGCTATTACCATGGACTACTTCAACAGGCATGCTGTGGAGTTACCGAGAGAAATCCAGTCCCTGGAAACATCAGAG GACCACCTCTCCGAGCCACGCTCCCCTGCCAACGGCGACTACCGCGACAGTGGGATGGTCCTCGTCAACCCCTTCTGTCAGGAAACGCTGTTTGTGGGCCACGAGCAAGTCTCTGAGATATGA
- the BFSP2 gene encoding phakinin, protein MPLPRRRSSFLGQQAPSSATESVGGPGRRVSVGSLSRPPGVYVGAVPTGGVSSLGTRVSRRALGISSVFLQGLRSSCSAVPLAAGLEKGRGLSYESLNGCLVEYIEKVRALEQVNQELEEHIRVYLDKKSSSVGSWGALRESWEAVYHQVGEAVLENARLMLHTENIQASAEDFKDRYENEQPFRKAVEDEINSLYKVIDDANLTKMDLESQIESMKEELTLLSKTHEEDVKVLYKQLAGSQLEELDVPLGSGLDNILEKIRIHWERDIEKNRAEAGALLRTKQQAEATAAVRSQEEELVEGLRTEFHETACKIQSLQAETESLRTLKRGLENSLYDAKHWHEIELQNLGSVISKLEAEMAEIKAETEQQQRDRENLLTNKQQLEKDIAAYHCLLDGEQSS, encoded by the exons ATGCCCTTGCCCAGGCGCCGGTCGTCCTTCCTGGGGCAGCAAGCCCCTTCCTCCGCCACCGAGAGCGTGGGGGGCCCGGGGCGCCGGGTGAGCGTGGGCAGCCTGTCGAGGCCGCCCGGCGTCTACGTGGGCGCCGTGCCCACCGGAGGAGTGAGCAGCTTGGGCACCCGCGTGTCCCGCCGAGCGCTGGGCATCAGCAGCGTCTTCCTGCAAGGCCTGCGCAGCTCCTGCTCCGCCGTGCCCCTGGCCGCGGGGCTGGAGAAGGGCAGGGGGCTCTCCTACGAGAGCCTGAACGGCTGCCTGGTGGAGTACATCGAGAAGGTGCGGGCCCTCGAGCAGGTCAaccaggagctggaggagcacaTCCGAGTCTACCTGGACAAGAAGTCCTCCAGCGTGGGCAGCTGGGGCGCGCTGCGCGAGAGCTGGGAGGCCGTGTACCACCAG GTGGGTGAAGCAGTCCTTGAAAATGCCCGTCTCATGCTGCACACCGAGAACATTCAGGCCTCTGCTGAAGACTTTAAGGACAG GTATGAAAATGAACAGCCATTCAGAAAGGCAGTGGAAGATGAAATTAATTCCCTTTACAAAGTGATTGATGATGCTAATTTAACTAAAATGGATCTGGAGAGCCAGATAGAAAGCATGAAAGAGGAGCTAACTTTGCTGTCAAAGACTCATGAAGAA GATGTGAAGGTGTTGTACAAACAGCTTGCTGGATCTCAGCTGGAAGAACTTGATGTTCCCCTGGGAAGTGGCCTGGACAACATACTGGAGAAAATCCGAATCCACTGGGAGAGAGACATTGAAAAGAATCGTGCTGAGGCAGGTGCCCTGCTCCGTACCAAG CAACAGGCTGAAGCGACAGCTGCAGTGCGAAGCCAAGAGGAAGAACTGGTAGAGGGCCTGAGAACCGAGTTCCATGAAACTGCCTGCAAAATACAGAGCTTGCAAGCCGAAACTGAGTCCTTGAGAACCTTG AAGAGGGGTCTGGAGAATTCCCTATACGATGCCAAGCACTGGCATGAGATCGAACTGCAGAACCTGGGCTCTGTCATTTCCAAGCTGGAGGCAGAGATggcagaaatcaaagcagaaactgagcagcagcagcgggatCGTGAGAATCTGCTGACCAACAAGCAGCAGCTAGAGAAAGACATTGCTGCATATCACTGCCTTCTGGATGGAGAACAAAGCAG tTGA